From the Melanotaenia boesemani isolate fMelBoe1 chromosome 9, fMelBoe1.pri, whole genome shotgun sequence genome, the window aatgttgattgtgaacagatcaagacactaacagaatctatggatggcaggcttttgagtgtcctcgcaaagaaaggtggttatattggtcactgatttgtttttgttttgtttttgaatgccagaaatgtatatttgtaaattttgagttgttatattggtttccctggtgaaaataaataagtgaaatgggtatatatttggtttttgttaagttgcctaataattatgtacagtaatagtcacctgcacacacagaaatatcctcctaagatactaaaactaaaaaagccccactccaacttccaaaaatattcagctttgatatttatgagtcttttgtgttcattgggaacatagttgttgttctataataaaattaatcctcaaaaatagaacttgcctaataattctgcacagcctgtatgtgtgtgtgtgtatctatatatatattgcagattttttattttcaaactgaCCTTGCAATTAGATGTTAATGCACACCGTCAGGGGGTTTTCCTTTAAGGGGTAAAAGGTTTCGGTATGAAAGTGTTGGCATCTCTACATTATGTGAGGCTGGTACAGTTTTCCTGTCAGGATCAATGCTTATCagcaacaaactgaaaaaaacccgaggaaccaaacagaaaaaatggcaAAGTTGGAAATGAAGTTCAGGTTCTATACTAAGAAAATTCAAAGCCATTTGTTTGGCTTTAGATCAGCTTTGGGCTCAAAAAGCAGAATCTGTAAAATTTTGATCAGGAGCAGAAGGTAACGGGTCTACTTCTCCTACTTCTTCTCCAGGACCTTCCCACGAATATTTCTGGAGAAGAACACGAGGCCATGTTCTACCAGGAAAGAATCTCCTGTGGCAGATGCAGGTTTGAGTCCACCATGTATAAAAACCACTTCCTGGCGTTCGAGCCAGACCAGAATATTCCAGGTTTGTATAAACTGCTCCTGCATTATAAAGGAGAAACTGAAGTGGACGAGTCGTGCAATCTTACCCTGACTACGAAATGAATATCCTGTCCCCTAAATATACCACACATTAACTCCTTAAACTGTCatgttgtaatattttacatttttgtgtgtgtgtgtgtatatatatatatatatatatatatatatatatatctcccgttaaggcccgaccaatgaaaaaatggtaagaaaagtcaaattttctttatatatgaggtttttattttggccctttaacaaaatgtaacaaaaaattaacttttttgggggggggggggtatataataaatatctatcatttattaccatgtaatatattaaaaatattgtggttttctgcttctgggtatctattaggggacagaagacgagtatcagattgtgttcaacaggatttacAGAGAGATCCTGCTTGATGGAAActgttttgtgtctctgtgtttttatcttttattgaGTATCTGTCCTGGTATGACTGTATTATTGTAGAAGCTATTAGATGCTCATTTGTAATTTTGGATCctacattaacatttaaaagtcatgtaaaaaaagTAGCACAAGTAATCAAATTTAATATCCAAAATTTTCAACATATCAGAAATAACTTAACCTTAAACGCAgccaagatgtttttttattctatgaTCATCTCTCACATGGATTATTGTTTAACCAGTTGGTCACTTGCCTGTCCTACAACTCTTAAAACCGTGGAAACTCTATATAAAAGATCACTGAAAATacttatataataaaaaaccGCAATCGCACCATTACTgcaacattttaagaaaactcAAGTTACTGTATTTCCAGaatatgatatatttaaaaaacgcTTCTCTGATTTGTAAGGTGCTACACTCTCTAGCACCCCCTCCACTGGGAGATTTCATTGGTCGATGCATTAGTGTACAGAGGACAACGAGGGCCACCACTAGAGGAGATGTGATTATCCCACACAGACGCACCTCTTTTGGTCAGGGTGTGTTATCTGTCCAAGGTGGAAAGCTATGGAATAATCTACCACAAACATTAAGAGAATGTCCTACATATAATTCATTAAAAGCCCAATTAAAAAGTTGGCTTTGGTCGAATCAGGAGTGTACTCACATGTAACGTACACTGTAAcgtacaataaataaaactctgaaGGGTTCTGTAAGTATGTAGTGATATTGAGCTTTGATAAGTATGAGTGTTTGTAATTGTGTATGTGAATGTACTGTTTTAGATATaagaatgtgtatttttatattggTTTGTAAATACAAATTGTTTCTATAGTGTATTATATTGTTCTCCCATTTCCCCGAAATCCCCGGGACAACGGATGGAAATTAGCATTTGCTATAATCCGGTATGTTTTCATTCATGCTGTATAAGCCTGTCTGTTCATTAACATGCACTGTCccgctcaaataaataaataaaaaaatttgcacaagttataattcagtttttataCTTCCATCAACACTGATAAATACCAGTTACTGCAGGAGTACCGGAAGTAATAGTTACTGCAGGGTGAGTAGACCAGTTCCACGGTGGCCGTGTACTGACACAGGTGGACCTGCATGTCCGCTGGATTCTGTTCTAACACGCTtatattctgtaatatttgagtttttttcttttgtgtgtcaTTACTCTGCTTTGTAgtgtttttatgtcttaaaataaactaaataaacatttatctaAAGTAAttttacaaatacacaaattttttacacaaatataattttttaggGGGTTTGTTGCCTTGAGGCATAAAATGGTGCAAAGGTGAAAAcgattagaaaaaaatgtgatcGACATTTATCTCAAACGTGTAAAATATCCTGCAGCTCCAAAGAGtttcacttttaaatgtaaaagtatgaggaaagaaagtttttaaagggttttatGTCTGAAGGCAACATTGGAAATAAACTTCTCAAATATTCTGAGCTTCGTTTCTCTTTATACAAACTatgaaattaaagctgcaagctggcgccgctccggcctattgcaccgccccatcacctGGTaaccgctccggcctattgcaccgccccatcacctGGTaaccgctccggcctattgcaccgccccatcacctGGTaaccgctccggcctattgcaccgccccatcacctGGTAACcactccggcctattgcaccgccccatcacctGGTaaccgctccggcctattgcaccgccccatcacctGGTaaccgctccggcctattgcaccgccccatcacctGGTaaccgctccggcctattgcaccgccccagcCATACGCGCATTCGCCTGGGGATGTTTTGCTTCAGGCGGTCGTCTTCCTCCTCTGGGGATCAACTGGCATCTTACTGTGCCCAGTGATGACCTCAGACTTGTTCCCAACCATGTTTCTGACAAACTGTGTGAAATAGATGCAAAGAGAAGCATGATTTTAACACCTGCAGTATTTAATggggccactaggtggcgctaaAGTCGATAATGTACAACCAGGTTCAGATTTTCAGCCATGGGTTCATGAGGGATGATATTAAGGAGTTTGAATTGGTTTCACAGGtattaaatggttaaaatgatgggacttcctgttctcagggggcggggctatggcgttgacaacatctggagtTTGAGGCTTTTTGTATGTCCTGGCACAGTCTCGCCTTGCAGCGTTGAGCAACGTCacgatgacaacatctggacatgtagatgtggtcggcatggaactgaagtgaaacatacaGTTTGGTGCAAATCAagtgttgtatgtcagaaataatggattcgaTCCTTGATggagaaacatgaaaacttgacgaggcgccgccgctgaacaccacctcctattagaaagtttttaaaaacttttgaccacacatgcctctggagtgttcagactgatttTGAGGCCAGCACGATCAAATTTCTGGTAGGAGTTAGTttaaatgcaaggcaaagataCATGCAAAAGTGaccccaaaacaaacacaattttcAAAATGACCGACTTCCTGCTAAAGTTATCAtgtaggtccaagaggcttttttgtacgtCCTGCCATGTTATAGCAATATGCTGGATTTCATCCCTGATTGTCAATGTAGTGGGAGTGgctgatcaattaaatatttgtagggggcgctattgagctatattgcaatttttccagcatatgtcgaTGTGGCTGAGTTCCTGGCCTGACCGCGCTCCTCCCTggcaagtttggtggagatcaacagtacaatgggtcagttccAAGTACTTCCTGTGTCATGGTGTCGGACCATTATTCGCcttggttacgtttggcgaagaaacttgagatttttattgtggtatcatgaaagggtttgacctgttgtgaagcactttcaagtgtgtaagtttcattcctgaggagatggaccccggcgtctcaaaaaaagcacttcctgttggaagtgggtggggcttagggctagactggaattggtcatatggatccgttcagggccagaccctgaataatccctgcaagtctgatggggattggatgagaattgagggatttatactgatttatgatgtcatggcgtcttattgAAGGTCGCCATGGCGCCATGGTTtggccctgcagcgtagagcaaaagttttcactggatatcatcaccaacttgttttctgctgtctgattGTGTCATAAAcatcagagaagtgggtcttcgagtaaaaactatgacttcctgtcgccagggagTGTGGCCAATTCATGATCCAattattgacatgtagatgtgttcaggatgggactggcatcacaCATGGCCATTTGGGTTCACATATATTGTTTAATGTGGAAGTCAtatcacttttgtttttcatggcgagacatcaaactttgaagccccgccccctctatgccctttctcctattagaaaacttttgataacttttaaagacacatgccttctgaacgtcctgagccattttggtggCGGTatgataaaatctctaggaggagatagattttgaacgACGTCAGTATAACGCCAAAATggcaactttgacccaaaatggccgacttcctgttggttttaggccattgctccaagaggattttttgttcgcccgagcaTTTACAATATGTGTAGCgaatttcataaagattgatgacgtgcagtggcggggcatcataaataggtggcgctcttgttcaGTTTAACAGccaaacagtcccgagcaccacaaaatacgtaaatttacacattcctttggggggtaGGAAAAATGTGGTGAGTTTTCGAGCATGTTCATTCCCCCAAAAATGTGATTTACTTTTAAGGAGAATTGAAATAAGGAAAAACGGAGCATTTACAACAGGCCTTCACACCGCCGTCGGTGCTCGGGCATAAAAACAGATCCCAACATTACTGAACCAGAAACTGGAGCCAGATTCCAGAGTTACTTCATTTTCATGACGTTTGTCAGTTTTTCTGATCTTTCCTGACCACCGTAGCTGCTATTCATGATGTTGCTGCTCAGTGCTGACGGAGCGGCGTGAAGCAGCTTTTTCTTCCGTTTCAGTTTTTAGTCACCGTGTAGTGAGATCCTATCagtttttaagctttttgtCTGGAGTGAAACCGCAAGGATGGTTCGACTAGAGATTTACATGTGGCTTCCTGAGTCATGTGACCAACTCACGTTCACACGATGCGTTTAGATGTATCAGGatacaacagctgcagcaggtgGATGTCTGGTCAGCAAACATCTTCATAGCTACCTTCAGTCATGCTTGtaatcaccatgacaacaaacAATCAGCATTCATGTCAATATTTTACCAGACTGAATctaaaaagtcagattttattGAGGCTCTGATGTCGGCAGcgctgggattaaagctgcatGCAAACACTGTGTAAAATAGCACTAGTTTTATCATGTAGACTTGACACAATTCAAGAgtttaaaatgatcaatatTTCCTCTGGTGTTTATTATGTTCAGCTTCATTTACACTGTAGGGGAGAATAATTCCGACATGCTCCATGTTGACCGACCAGCTCGTATCTGCAGCTGATCGCAGCGTCGTCATGGTAAACTTCGTGTTTCACCGCCTGGAAGCGACGCTTCAGCTCCGCTGAACTGAAACAGCCTCAGAGCCGTTTCTCCTTCTAACCTGTGGCTCAGAGGTCTCCCAAGTCGGCCTGTGACTTCTGGGAATGCCAGGCCGACGGGAATACGACCGTGTAACAGTTTACTGACTTTCTGCTTGAAAAGTTGCTGAAAGCTGCAGTTCCGCATGAAGACACGGAAACAAAAGGACCCCAACATGAAAATGATTATGATGTCAAACAGTGGTAATCTGTGAGAGACCGGCTACGTTCCTGACACGTGAATCACCTAAATACAAAAACCAAGCTGGAGCTGATGGTATTCATTTCaattaaacacaacacatacatacatgtaataTTGTCAAATGAGGAATTTACAAAGAACACTGAATTTTTTTACAATCAGCCTGGACGAGATTCTTTCACCACCGTGCGAAGGTTCTCGGAGCTTCCCAGTCCACAGTCCGTTTCATTTGCTCCAGAGCAGAGCGACGGCTTTGCAGATGCCCACGTCGCTGTAGTTGAAGTAGCAAAGCCCGGCGAAGGTGACCGTGGACAGCAGGAGGAGCCCTGCGTTGGCCAGCTTGATCTTTGTATCGCCATGAACGTAATCCGTTAAAACCTGACTGAGACCcctgaaagacagaaacaacGCCATGGTAAGTCATGTGTTAcgtcagctttttattttcttgctgcAAACATGTATCTGAGGCTGTTCGAAGGGCCCAGTGATCCCAGGTGGAGATGAAAGAgaagcagctgtagctcaggaggaagagcaatcATCCGAAAGTCtgtggattgattccaggcttcccctgggTGAGACGCTGGACCCCACGCTGCATCCTGATGTGTAtcagggtatgaatgtgtgataGAGCAAAGCACCTAGTATGTAACAGTAAAAGtgctgtatgaatgtgtgtgtgcccaaaggcaacaggaagtcaatcagcactggttctgaccaaggtctgcagaacacaacacgtccaaccttaaagcagatgggctacagcagcagacaatagaagatggagaaacgttgctggtctgatgagaatctgctggaaacatcatgaaaacatggatccatcctgccttggatcaacgcttcaggctgctgctggtgtaatggtggggggaggttttcttggtccactttgggcctcttagtaccaacgtggcctggtttaaccagcacagcctacctgagtattgttgctgaccatgtccatccctttatgaccacagtggagcatcttctgatgctacttccagcaggataatgcaccacgtcacaaagctcagatcatctccacctgctttctagaacatgacgatgagttcactggactccaacggcctccacagccaccagatctcagtccagtagagcagcttttaGTAGTTGTGAACGACTGGTTGGACTTTCAGCATATTACAATTATACTGATGcaaaagagcagaaaaactTTCATGACGGATAGTTTCTCTGTTCCAGCATCAGCGACTGGACGTGAGGTCTTTACTGGTCCGTGTTTGATGGTCTGTAGCAGAACGTGTATTTAGTTCCAGATGTGTGGTCCAgcttctttatttccactgttcagGATTATTtctgtgtcaaacagcagctggaagtcaaagctagctggatgttttcctgctttctaaagaaaaccaggtttataatgtagtttccagaaagaagcctcctgAGTCCttgtagaggtccaggtagaggtcctggtagaggtcctggtagaggtccaggtagaggacctggtagaggtccaggtagaggaccaggtagaggtccaggtagaggaccaggtagaggtccaggtagaggaccaggtagaggtcctggtagaggtcctggtagaggtccaggtagaggtcctggtagaggtcctggtagaggaccaggtagaggtcctggtagtggtcctggtagaggaccaggtagaggaccaggtagaggtcctggtagaggtcctggtagaggaccaggtagaggaccaggtagaggtcctggtagaggaccaggtagacgaccaggtagaggtcctggtagaggaccaggtagaggtcctggtagaggtccaggtagaggtcctggtagaggtcctggtagaggtcctggtagaggaccaggtagaggaccaggtagacgaccaggtagaggtcctggtagaggtccaggtagaggtcctggtagaggtcctggtagaggaccaggtagaggaccaggtagaggtcctggtagaggaccaggtagacgaccaggtagaggtcctggtagaggaccaggtagaggtcctggtagaggtcctggtagacgaccaggtagaggtcctggtagaggaccaggtagaggtcctggtagaggtcctggtagaggaccaggtagacgaccaggtagaggtcctggtagaggacctggtagaggaccaggtagaggtcctggtagaggtcctgatagaggtcctggtagaggaccaggtagacgaccaggtagaggtcctggtagaggacctggtagaggaccaggtagaggtcctggtagaggtcctggtagaggtcctggtagaggaccaggtagacgaccaggtagaggtcctggtagaggaccaggtagaggaccaggtagaggtcctggtagaggtcctggtagaggtcctggtagaggaccaggtagacgaccaggtagaggtcctggtagaggacctggtagaggtccaggtagaggtcctgtagcctttccATCGGTTTCTCTGAGTtcatatgtaggatttatttattctgagaGGAAATTTAACttgctttactttgtttctaGATTATTGttatgttggcatcaaaaggtagaaataaacttaaagaagtgatttttatatatttagtgTTAGTGAAAGATTTGCTGCGTCTCATTCATGCGTCAGCTTGGGATTAATTTCCAACATTCCTCAGAACAATAAAATCCCATTAGTCTCACATTCAGCTGACAGCTGGAAGCTTTCCGGCTTTCTCCTGCTTCAAACTACGGCGATGGCGTTGCACCAGGAAATGGGAGCATTGGTATTCATCACGGCTCGAAGCAGAGCTCCTCGCCACCGTTTAATGGGACGTATGACTGGGATTTGTGAGgtacactcgctgtgctgctcTGTCTGCGCTCTGACTGATGGAGGATCATATTGTTGTGGCACTGAGCCACAACCTCCTTCTGAAGTCTGCAAACAGAGCTGGAACACACCGAGGCTGAGCTAACATCTGCTGACAGCTGAGTTAACCCCCCAGCCCAACCAAACCCCCAGCCTGGTGTCACATGAGGGTCAGTGAACAATTTACTTTCTTGATCCGTTTAATCCCGACGTGCTGAGGTGAAGACCACCGAGGTGAAGATGACTGAACCCGGGTCGACCACGTGTGATGAAGAATATCACTCAGCTTTTTAACCTTTAACATGGATTTCTATGTgtaagaaggaaaataaaagaggaGTTTTCTGGTCTTACCAGTGTCCGTGCAGGGTGAGGGCAGCAGCCAGGGAGTAGTCGATGACGGGACCAGGGCTGTAATACGCCGCGGGGCCCATGGCCAGCAGCAGGATGCTCAGCACTCGCTCGGCTGTCCAGTGCAGGGAGGCGGCTTTGGAGTCGGAGCCCGCTGGAGAACAAGCATCCACATATTAGACATTACTCCCTTCATCAGGCTCATCAGTACTCAGAGTGAGTCTTTCCCAAACTGGGTTCCTAAGATCATTCCAGGGGGTCATGGCTCAGAAAGTCTGGGAACGGCTACTCTAAGTTATAATCCAGTTCACGgctgatttttttctgcctcctgtctgaaaaagcaaaaaatgaaCGCTTTTATATCTAATgaggcttcttcttcttcttcttttaaacttttagatttggacattttgtttattgatatgttttgtgtttgttgatgTTTCACGGTTTGCTTTAACACTTGCTGCTACAACCTTTAAGCCCGTCTATCTATGAACACAGAcaaatctgtttttgtaaattagAGCCGAACAAATAAACACCAATAGTTCATCCATCTTCTGTACCGCTTCATCCAgttcagggtcgcagggaagctggagcctatcccagcaattagcaggtgagaggtgGGTTCACCTGGACGATCGCCAGTCCACGGCAGAAACACCATCACTAGACTTCCTTCCTCATTTTTATATGACTGTTTAAAATGCTGACTGGACATAATTCATCATGAACAGTTTATGTTGAAAGAATCTTTTTGTCACATTTGTTGATTTTGTGACTCACATCAACACCTAAAAGCTTCATGAAGCAGATAAATATGGCAGATTCTTTGCAGAAATGATATGAATAAAGTTTCAAATCAAATGATAACAATTATCAATTGAATGTATGGCCGATGCAAAAGTACACACATCACACATGATACAACTTCTGGTGTGAAACTTTAACGATCTTTTtccgtttttctttttacacccagatattttttacttaaaaagtcCTAACTACTGAGATGTTCCATCAGGTacgtttgggttttttttatacacggctcaaaaaaataaagggaacacttaaacaacacaatttaactccaagtcaatcacacttctgtgaagtcaaactgtccacttaggaagcaacactgactgaAATCATTTTAACATGCTGTTACGCATGGaaaagacaacaggtggaaattatagacaaacacacccacaataaaggaggttctgcaggtggtgaccacagagcACGTCTCAGTCCTGCTTTCTggtgatgttttggtcacttttgaatgctggcggtgctttcactctagtggtagcatgagacggagtctacacccacacaagtggctcaggtagtgcagctcatccaggatggctcatcaatgcgagctgtggccagaaggtttgctgtgtctgtcagcgtcgtgtccagagcatggaggcgccaccaggagacaggccagtacatcaggagacttggaggaggccgtaggaggcaacaacccagcagcaggacgctacctccacctttgtacaaggaggaccaggaggagcactgccagagccctgcaacatgacctccagcaggacacagatgtgcatgtgtagctcaaacggtcagaaacagactccatgagggaggtatgaggacccgacgtccacaggtgggggttgtgtttacagcccaacaccgtgcaggacgtttggcttttaccagagaaaacaccaagattggtaACTTCACAGCtcaccagaggtagcctgactgccattaggtaccgagatgagatcctcagacccttTGTGAGACCacatgctggtgcggttggtcctgggttcctcctaatgcaagaccatgctagacctcatgtggctggagtgtgtcagcagttcctgccagACGAAGCAtcgatgctatggactggccgcccgttccccagacctgaatccagctgagcacatctgggacatcatgtctccatccaccaacgccacgttgaccacagactgtccaggagctggcagatgctttagtccaggtctgggaggagatccctcaggagaccatccaccacctcatcaggagcatgtccAGGCGTTATAGGGAGGTCCTACAGAcacatggaggccacacacacactactgagcctcattctgacttgttttaaggacattaaatcaaagctggatcagcctgtagttgtttttccactttaatgtggagtgtgactccaaatccagtccatgggttaataaatctgatttccattgatcatttttgtgtgattttgttgttgttctttaacTATGTAAAGaccaaaatgtttaataagatttcattcattcagatctaggatgttattttagtgttcctttatttttttgaacaGTGTTTATCATCTGGAAGCCACCAGTGTTGCAGCCACCTTCTCTTCTGTTGCTCCATAAAATCCAACCACATCCATCACCTGACTGGTTCCAGTCAATCCAGTTAGAGACCACTATACCCAGTGTTCTGCCTGAACGAGTTCATTGAACCATGGTTCATGAACTGGTTCATATTCTGGGTGAACGTGAACTGAACgttctgtatttctgcctgatgaacgTTATTGTGAGCGCTCTCATTCTGCCGTTAGTGAACGGCGTTCTCTCACAGCTGAACTTTGTTCCAGAGAGTTCCAGATTTCCACGgagccttccaggcaaaatccCAATAAAACACATTGTAAATAGGCCTTAATATAaaggtgaaaaacaccaaatctggcaacaccagccaccaaAGAGCTGCACCGCACATGCGTCAaattgtgaaacatggaggtaaaatccagcagcagcagctccacctcAATGATCACTACAGCATCTTTGTATGAGCACTTAAAATCATTCTTTGGAAAGACcagtgatgatccaggagggagaaatctGGCCTTTTTCTGTGAACTTCGCCTGCCGGGTGTCAGGAAGCAACTCCAGACATCAACAACGTCAACATGAAACCTGGAACAGCAGATTGAAATAAAGCACCGGCTCGCCCTCCACGGTACGTcaactaaatgtcactaaaaacaatctGAAGCCGTGGCAACGGCGCCTAAAGCAGGTCCTCTACCGGCCAGAACTAAATACCGgcgtccagcagcagcagctcccgTGGCTTCATCTCCAGCcgcagctggaaaacctttgCAGGATGTTGTcggagacctgcagccttggaggaaagaggaaccctcagctttcaGAAACTTGACAGATGCAGACGTTTGgtctcatttctttctttgttttacttcttcATTTGGACTGAGGTCCATCCTttggttcctacctcagcctggttcctacctcggcctggttcctacctcagcctgat encodes:
- the sdhdb gene encoding succinate dehydrogenase [ubiquinone] cytochrome b small subunit B, mitochondrial → MAAIVRLTSACHRGVKPLFYQSSLLLRPVAVPHRYQEQPHLKTAAIHSSQALYAGSDSKAASLHWTAERVLSILLLAMGPAAYYSPGPVIDYSLAAALTLHGHWGLSQVLTDYVHGDTKIKLANAGLLLLSTVTFAGLCYFNYSDVGICKAVALLWSK